Below is a window of Leptolyngbya subtilissima AS-A7 DNA.
TGGGCTTGAAGCTAAATTCAACATTCAAAGCTTCTCTATCTCCCTCACCTTCCCCATCTCCTCATCTTCCTTGCCTCCCTCATCCCTCGACCCCAATCTCCCGGTAAAACTCCAACAGCTGCTTCGCCAGTGCCCGGTTCGTGTAGCGGCTCATGGCGCGGTGATGACCTGCTTCTGCTAAGGCCTGCCGCTGTTCGGGATTCTCCAGCAGGAGGCGAAGGCAATTGGCTAGTTCAGGGGCATTGCCTTCGGGAAAGACGAGGCCAGACTGGTCGATGACGTGGGGAATCTCGCCGGAGTCGGAACCAATCACGGGGACGGCGCAGGCCATGGCTTCGATCAGCACGTGGCCGAATTGTTCTTTCCAGCCTTTGGAGGTGAGGGTTTTGAAGGTATTGGTGGTTTCGGAGGGCAGCACTAGGGTGTGCATGAGGTTGATGTAATTGGGGACCTGATCGTGGGGAATGTCGGTCACCCAGCGGAGGCGATCGCCGATGCCCAACCCATCAGCCTTGGCCTGAATGGTATCCCGCAGCTCTCCCCGACCCACTAGCAGCCACACCCAAGGTTGTGGGTGATCGCACAGAGTCGCCAGGGCATCGCAAAGAGTCAGCAGTCCCTTTTCTGCGACAAAGCGACCGCAGTAGCCCACCACAAAGGCATCGCTGGCGATGGCTAGGGCCTGGGACAACTCTGGCTGGGGCTGGGGACGGAACAGGGTTTCATCGACACCAAGCTGAGGCATCACCTGGTAGGGAGCAGTGCAGCCGCGATCGCGCAAGATATCGGCCCCGTCTTGGTTGCCCACCACTAGACCGTGGGTATGCCGCAGGTTGTAGGCTTCGAGGGCAGAGATGGGGAATTTGAGCTGGTAGGGCAAGTTCCACCAGGTGAAAAGAACGTTTTTGACCTTAAGACCCAGCAGGCGGTTGAGGGTAATGGTTTGGGTGTAGGCCAGCGCTTTAGCTCCCTGCTCAACCTGAATGACGTGGGGCCGAAATTCTCGCAGCAGTTTAACCAGATCGGGGCCAAAGGTGAGCAACCCTTGGTTGTTTTGGCTGAGATTGCTGAGGGGCTGCACCCGAAAGTTGCCCGCCTGGAGGGGTTCAGACACAATTAGCCGGTTTTGCACGCCGCCGGGCTGCCAGCGGCGAGGAACGCCCACCACTACCTCTATCTCTGGGGAAAGCTGGGCTAGGGCGCGCAGCTTTTCGCGGTTGAGGTCAACGATATAAGTGTGGCTGAGCACGAGCACACGCATGGTTGGCAACATCCGCAAAAAGGGGCACCTCTAGGTTGCCCAAAGGGTGCTTAGGGGTTGCACCGTCAGCCAGGCAGGCGAGGGCGATCGCTCAGATATGCAGGAGCCAAGCGCTGCTAGGGCTGCTCGCGTGCCTTTAGCCATCGCTTTTAGAAACTATGCCCTCATCCCCGCGATCGCCTGCTGCCCGCTTGGCCTGGCCGTAGCGAATCGGTCCCCTAGCTGTTTTGGGATCGACCACTTGCCCTCGCTGTCGGACAACAATTTCCCCCTCGGCGGCTAGCTCAACCCCGACCTCACGGACAGCAGGCATCAACTCGCGCCAGTCTTCATGACTGAGGGCGCGGGCGACTTCAGAGGGGCAGATCGTTTTGCTGGGGCCGCGCTG
It encodes the following:
- the hpsO gene encoding hormogonium polysaccharide biosynthesis glycosyltransferase HpsO, which translates into the protein MRVLVLSHTYIVDLNREKLRALAQLSPEIEVVVGVPRRWQPGGVQNRLIVSEPLQAGNFRVQPLSNLSQNNQGLLTFGPDLVKLLREFRPHVIQVEQGAKALAYTQTITLNRLLGLKVKNVLFTWWNLPYQLKFPISALEAYNLRHTHGLVVGNQDGADILRDRGCTAPYQVMPQLGVDETLFRPQPQPELSQALAIASDAFVVGYCGRFVAEKGLLTLCDALATLCDHPQPWVWLLVGRGELRDTIQAKADGLGIGDRLRWVTDIPHDQVPNYINLMHTLVLPSETTNTFKTLTSKGWKEQFGHVLIEAMACAVPVIGSDSGEIPHVIDQSGLVFPEGNAPELANCLRLLLENPEQRQALAEAGHHRAMSRYTNRALAKQLLEFYREIGVEG
- a CDS encoding DUF3253 domain-containing protein codes for the protein MTVSADLRATLLGLLAQRGPSKTICPSEVARALSHEDWRELMPAVREVGVELAAEGEIVVRQRGQVVDPKTARGPIRYGQAKRAAGDRGDEGIVSKSDG